The DNA segment ACGATGCTTGCTTTCGTAAAGGAGGCGTTCGCGCGCCGAATTTGACGCAAAAGCGCAAAATCGGCGTTTCGGTGCACTCTTTGGAGGAGGCCCTGTCGGCGCAGGAGCTCGGTGCCGATTACGTCGTGGCGGGGCACGTTTTTGATACGCCCTCTCATACGCTAGAGCGGGGCAGGGGGCTAAAATTTTTGCGAGAAATTTGCGAGAAATTAAGCATAAAAACCTACGCTATCGGCGGGATAAATTTTGAAAATTTAAGCGCGATCAAGGACGCGGGTGCGGCCGGGGCGTATATGATGCGAGGATTTTTAAGCTAAAGAAGGCTTAAATTTTGGGGCTTGCGTGAGCGGATAGAAGTCCTTAAAAAGCGTTTTGCCCGTTTTGTTTCGGCGCTAAAATCGATTGTAAATTTTGCATAATTTTTCTCCGAAAAGTCATTTATCTTAAGGCGGCATAAAACTCATCGTTTATAAAATAATCTTACTCTTGGCGCTGAAATTTAAAGGCTCGCCGGTTTTGTGCTTTTTTATAAACGCGCTTTTAAACATCATTTTTTAGGTCAAAATTTAAACCGCCGATGTTTAAAACGGCGCCGTTTAACGCGGGCGTGAAATTTGATTCGGACGATTTTAGGCAAATTTGGATTTACCGAGTTTATAAGGTTGCGACGTTAAATTCGGTGTAGTTTTTAAATACTTAAATAATGCAAGTAAAACCATTTAGCTTAGCGGGCTTGATTTTGCAGCTAAATTCGCAATGTCAAAATTCGACTTTATGCGGATTTTACGACTTGCAAATTTAAGACGGATGAAAAACAAACGCGCAGTTTTTATTTAAAATATAGCGCCATAATTAAATTTTACGCCCGTCGGTGACGGCAAAATTTAGACTTATCGTGTTATTTTTAAATTTTAGTATATTTGGAGCGAGCCGACCCGTCCCAAAAAGCAGTCCGAGCAAAATCGGCAAAATTTAGCGAGCGTTTTACGCCGAAAAATCGGACTAAATTTAATATGCCCGACCGCAAAAACGACCGTGTCCAAACGGCGCAAATTTTTCCGACGAGTGCCGGGTAAATTTCTAAAATCTATCTATTTTTTAAATTTTTTAGCCGAAAAATCCGTAAAATTTAAGTCTATTTTGCTAATATTTTACATAAAATTTGATCCGAAAATAGGAGAATGTATGAAAAAATTGATTTTTGTTACGGTGCTTTGGGCGTTTAGTTTTAGCCTCATCGGCGAGTTTTTGGCGGGACGAGTGGATAGCTACTTCGCCGCGTTTTCGCGCGTCGTGCTTGCGCTTGGCGTATTTTTACCCTTTATGATTAAGGATTTTGCCGCGAAAAACCTCGCCCTCTACGCCAAAGTAGCCGCGATCGGCGCGGTGCAAATCGGCGTGATGTATATTTTTTATTACAACTCGTTTGCTTATCTCAGCGTCGCCGAAGTCGCGCTCTTTACGATATTTACGCCGTTTTACGTGAGCGTGGTCTATGATGTGCTCGCAGGCAGGCTGAGGCTGATGTATCTGTTTAGCGTGGGCACGGCGGTTTTGGGCGCGCTCATCATCAAATACGGCAGCGTAAACAGCGGCTTTTGGTATGGATTTTTGCTCGTGCAGGGGGCGAATTTGTGCTTTGGCGTCGGGCAGAGCGCGTATAAATTTTTGCTGGAAAAGCAGGGTTTTAACGAGCAAAGAGGGGTTTTTGGCTACTTTTTCGTCGGAGCCGCGGCGGTTACGGGCATAGCCTTTGCTATGTTTGGCAATCCTGAAAAAATCAATCTCGACCTCACGCAGGGTGCGGTTTTGCTCTGGCTTGGTATCGGAGCTAGCGGTCTAGGGTATTTTTTATGGAACAAAGGCGCATGCGAGGTAGATAGCGGAACTCTAGCCATTATGAATAACGCTCTCATACCTGCAGCCATCATCGTAAATTTAGTCTTTTGGCATAAGGATGCAGATATACTAAGGCTCTGCCTAGGCGGTGCGGTGATTTATATCTCGCTACTGATACATAACAAAATCATCGCGCACTACGAGCGAGCAAGCGTAGCAGCAAAATAGCCTAAATTTGAAGCCAAATTTAGCTAAAATTTAAGAACTAGCGGCGAGACCAAACATCGCCGCTTTGTCTTATAAACCAAACCGTATAAATCCTTTCAATTAAAATTTCAATTAGATAAAATAAATGTCTTTACCCGGCGGATAAGAGTTAGCTAACGGCGAAAAGATTATTAGATGAGTTTTTAAAAAGTGCGTCCAGGCGATAGCAAAAAGTGCGGCTAAGCACAAGAA comes from the Campylobacter rectus genome and includes:
- a CDS encoding EamA/DMT transporter family protein translates to MKKLIFVTVLWAFSFSLIGEFLAGRVDSYFAAFSRVVLALGVFLPFMIKDFAAKNLALYAKVAAIGAVQIGVMYIFYYNSFAYLSVAEVALFTIFTPFYVSVVYDVLAGRLRLMYLFSVGTAVLGALIIKYGSVNSGFWYGFLLVQGANLCFGVGQSAYKFLLEKQGFNEQRGVFGYFFVGAAAVTGIAFAMFGNPEKINLDLTQGAVLLWLGIGASGLGYFLWNKGACEVDSGTLAIMNNALIPAAIIVNLVFWHKDADILRLCLGGAVIYISLLIHNKIIAHYERASVAAK